Proteins encoded by one window of Arachis hypogaea cultivar Tifrunner chromosome 1, arahy.Tifrunner.gnm2.J5K5, whole genome shotgun sequence:
- the LOC112701978 gene encoding uncharacterized protein isoform X1 — protein sequence MLQEENEVILEKRKKAKKWRPELGSLRNSYAAFSFHYSKWDVKGKSMLHDIIYVKYYSYGTTDLVRSERVMAESDAAESKRRKTEQVEMAKEACLCLMTYGKLMVIKLSNLKEEVDVKDWTCLPPPPFEMFLDLPGHDMCPFEFDSKIYMAPSDKLSLPREIGRAKSLSMGNLVPWPIYEIKFEERRIAPTVSLDGAPFPFRKSYIVNTPGSGDVYLYINLRRRLKDESRFYVLCSGSRVWKPLMAPGAAIISERHVHNTMFVLDNNLFFSSSRELERDSYLARFDPIKETWMDKSAADNNLSNFRKSRLISGGQCRITYFPHISVSLPGLGSSNYTVCLTHEYVKKPPHAPLDKVFAILVNHQNGLVALYQYLDVAFEDIQPPMEEPGRFNFVDLGNGMLCAICSMQLLDSDPYSSAHCFSIFTLSMLKDFAALQLDSGAPPMERDFLQVTVHRKSVFTMENCGLTNYMGHAFVWPPTMGGRFHQRTTPF from the exons TTATGCAGCTTTCAGCTTTCACTACTCCAAATGGGACGTGAAGGGCAAGTCCATGCTACATGATATCATCTACGTTAAATATTATAGTTATGG CACCACCGATCTCGTTCGATCGGAGAGAGTGATGGCGGAATCGGATGCTGCTGAGTCAAAAAGACGAAAAACTGAGCAGGTTGAAATGGCGAAGGAAGCGTGCCTTTGCCTTATGACGTATGGAAAGTTGATGGTGATCAAACTGAGCAATTTAAAGGAAGAAGTTGATGTCAAAGATTGGACTTGTTTGCCTCCACCACCGTTCGAGATGTTTTTGGATCTTCCAGGTCATGATATGTGTCCCTTCGAGTTCGACTCCAAGATCTATATGGCGCCGTCCGACAAGTTGAGCCTGCCGCGTGAAATTGGCAGAGCCAAATCCCTTTCCATGGGGAATCTGGTCCCCTGGCCAATCTACGAAATCAAATTTGAGGAGCGCAGAATTGCCCCTACGGTATCACTGGATGGTGCACCCTTTCCTTTTCGCAAATCATACATCGTAAACACGCCAGGCTCAGGCGATGTTTACTTGTATATAAATCTGAGGCGACGGCTCAAAGATGAATCTAGATTTTACGTTCTTTGTTCTGGTTCTAGAGTTTGGAAACCCTTAATGGCTCCTGGGGCCGCCATCATTAGCGAGCGACATGTCCACAATACCATGTTCGTCCTCGACAACAACCTCTTTTTTTCATCGTCCAGGGAGTTGGAGAGAGACTCCTATTTGGCCCGCTTCGACCCCATAAAAGAGACTTGGATGGATAAGTCTGCCGCTGATAACAATCTTTCGAACTTCAGAAAGAGTAGGCTCATTAGCGGGGGCCAATGTCGTATTACTTATTTCCCACACATTTCTGTGTCCCTTCCCGGTCTTGGCAGCAGCAACTACACCGTTTGCCTTACACATGAGTATGTGAAGAAACCTCCTCATGCACCTTTGGACAAGGTCTTTGCCATTCTCGTTAACCACCAGAATGGCCTAGTCGCATTATATCAATACCTTGATGTGGCTTTTGAGGATATTCAACCCCCGATGGAAGAACCGGGCAGATTCAATTTTGTTGACCTTGGCAACGGGATGCTGTGTGCAATATGCTCTATGCAGTTATTGGATTCCGATCCCTATTCATCCGCGCATTGCTTCTCCATTTTCACACTGTCCATGTTGAAGGACTTTGCAGCATTGCAACTTGACAGTGGGGCTCCTCCCATGGAGCGAGATTTCTTACAAGTTACTGTCCATAGGAAGAGTGTCTTCACCATGGAGAACTGTGGGCTTACTAATTATATGGGCCATGCGTTTGTTTGGCCACCCACTATGGGAGGAAGATTTCATCAAAGGACAACTCCATTTTAG
- the LOC112701978 gene encoding uncharacterized protein isoform X2, with translation MLHDIIYVKYYSYGTTDLVRSERVMAESDAAESKRRKTEQVEMAKEACLCLMTYGKLMVIKLSNLKEEVDVKDWTCLPPPPFEMFLDLPGHDMCPFEFDSKIYMAPSDKLSLPREIGRAKSLSMGNLVPWPIYEIKFEERRIAPTVSLDGAPFPFRKSYIVNTPGSGDVYLYINLRRRLKDESRFYVLCSGSRVWKPLMAPGAAIISERHVHNTMFVLDNNLFFSSSRELERDSYLARFDPIKETWMDKSAADNNLSNFRKSRLISGGQCRITYFPHISVSLPGLGSSNYTVCLTHEYVKKPPHAPLDKVFAILVNHQNGLVALYQYLDVAFEDIQPPMEEPGRFNFVDLGNGMLCAICSMQLLDSDPYSSAHCFSIFTLSMLKDFAALQLDSGAPPMERDFLQVTVHRKSVFTMENCGLTNYMGHAFVWPPTMGGRFHQRTTPF, from the exons ATGCTACATGATATCATCTACGTTAAATATTATAGTTATGG CACCACCGATCTCGTTCGATCGGAGAGAGTGATGGCGGAATCGGATGCTGCTGAGTCAAAAAGACGAAAAACTGAGCAGGTTGAAATGGCGAAGGAAGCGTGCCTTTGCCTTATGACGTATGGAAAGTTGATGGTGATCAAACTGAGCAATTTAAAGGAAGAAGTTGATGTCAAAGATTGGACTTGTTTGCCTCCACCACCGTTCGAGATGTTTTTGGATCTTCCAGGTCATGATATGTGTCCCTTCGAGTTCGACTCCAAGATCTATATGGCGCCGTCCGACAAGTTGAGCCTGCCGCGTGAAATTGGCAGAGCCAAATCCCTTTCCATGGGGAATCTGGTCCCCTGGCCAATCTACGAAATCAAATTTGAGGAGCGCAGAATTGCCCCTACGGTATCACTGGATGGTGCACCCTTTCCTTTTCGCAAATCATACATCGTAAACACGCCAGGCTCAGGCGATGTTTACTTGTATATAAATCTGAGGCGACGGCTCAAAGATGAATCTAGATTTTACGTTCTTTGTTCTGGTTCTAGAGTTTGGAAACCCTTAATGGCTCCTGGGGCCGCCATCATTAGCGAGCGACATGTCCACAATACCATGTTCGTCCTCGACAACAACCTCTTTTTTTCATCGTCCAGGGAGTTGGAGAGAGACTCCTATTTGGCCCGCTTCGACCCCATAAAAGAGACTTGGATGGATAAGTCTGCCGCTGATAACAATCTTTCGAACTTCAGAAAGAGTAGGCTCATTAGCGGGGGCCAATGTCGTATTACTTATTTCCCACACATTTCTGTGTCCCTTCCCGGTCTTGGCAGCAGCAACTACACCGTTTGCCTTACACATGAGTATGTGAAGAAACCTCCTCATGCACCTTTGGACAAGGTCTTTGCCATTCTCGTTAACCACCAGAATGGCCTAGTCGCATTATATCAATACCTTGATGTGGCTTTTGAGGATATTCAACCCCCGATGGAAGAACCGGGCAGATTCAATTTTGTTGACCTTGGCAACGGGATGCTGTGTGCAATATGCTCTATGCAGTTATTGGATTCCGATCCCTATTCATCCGCGCATTGCTTCTCCATTTTCACACTGTCCATGTTGAAGGACTTTGCAGCATTGCAACTTGACAGTGGGGCTCCTCCCATGGAGCGAGATTTCTTACAAGTTACTGTCCATAGGAAGAGTGTCTTCACCATGGAGAACTGTGGGCTTACTAATTATATGGGCCATGCGTTTGTTTGGCCACCCACTATGGGAGGAAGATTTCATCAAAGGACAACTCCATTTTAG
- the LOC112701978 gene encoding uncharacterized protein isoform X3 produces MAESDAAESKRRKTEQVEMAKEACLCLMTYGKLMVIKLSNLKEEVDVKDWTCLPPPPFEMFLDLPGHDMCPFEFDSKIYMAPSDKLSLPREIGRAKSLSMGNLVPWPIYEIKFEERRIAPTVSLDGAPFPFRKSYIVNTPGSGDVYLYINLRRRLKDESRFYVLCSGSRVWKPLMAPGAAIISERHVHNTMFVLDNNLFFSSSRELERDSYLARFDPIKETWMDKSAADNNLSNFRKSRLISGGQCRITYFPHISVSLPGLGSSNYTVCLTHEYVKKPPHAPLDKVFAILVNHQNGLVALYQYLDVAFEDIQPPMEEPGRFNFVDLGNGMLCAICSMQLLDSDPYSSAHCFSIFTLSMLKDFAALQLDSGAPPMERDFLQVTVHRKSVFTMENCGLTNYMGHAFVWPPTMGGRFHQRTTPF; encoded by the coding sequence ATGGCGGAATCGGATGCTGCTGAGTCAAAAAGACGAAAAACTGAGCAGGTTGAAATGGCGAAGGAAGCGTGCCTTTGCCTTATGACGTATGGAAAGTTGATGGTGATCAAACTGAGCAATTTAAAGGAAGAAGTTGATGTCAAAGATTGGACTTGTTTGCCTCCACCACCGTTCGAGATGTTTTTGGATCTTCCAGGTCATGATATGTGTCCCTTCGAGTTCGACTCCAAGATCTATATGGCGCCGTCCGACAAGTTGAGCCTGCCGCGTGAAATTGGCAGAGCCAAATCCCTTTCCATGGGGAATCTGGTCCCCTGGCCAATCTACGAAATCAAATTTGAGGAGCGCAGAATTGCCCCTACGGTATCACTGGATGGTGCACCCTTTCCTTTTCGCAAATCATACATCGTAAACACGCCAGGCTCAGGCGATGTTTACTTGTATATAAATCTGAGGCGACGGCTCAAAGATGAATCTAGATTTTACGTTCTTTGTTCTGGTTCTAGAGTTTGGAAACCCTTAATGGCTCCTGGGGCCGCCATCATTAGCGAGCGACATGTCCACAATACCATGTTCGTCCTCGACAACAACCTCTTTTTTTCATCGTCCAGGGAGTTGGAGAGAGACTCCTATTTGGCCCGCTTCGACCCCATAAAAGAGACTTGGATGGATAAGTCTGCCGCTGATAACAATCTTTCGAACTTCAGAAAGAGTAGGCTCATTAGCGGGGGCCAATGTCGTATTACTTATTTCCCACACATTTCTGTGTCCCTTCCCGGTCTTGGCAGCAGCAACTACACCGTTTGCCTTACACATGAGTATGTGAAGAAACCTCCTCATGCACCTTTGGACAAGGTCTTTGCCATTCTCGTTAACCACCAGAATGGCCTAGTCGCATTATATCAATACCTTGATGTGGCTTTTGAGGATATTCAACCCCCGATGGAAGAACCGGGCAGATTCAATTTTGTTGACCTTGGCAACGGGATGCTGTGTGCAATATGCTCTATGCAGTTATTGGATTCCGATCCCTATTCATCCGCGCATTGCTTCTCCATTTTCACACTGTCCATGTTGAAGGACTTTGCAGCATTGCAACTTGACAGTGGGGCTCCTCCCATGGAGCGAGATTTCTTACAAGTTACTGTCCATAGGAAGAGTGTCTTCACCATGGAGAACTGTGGGCTTACTAATTATATGGGCCATGCGTTTGTTTGGCCACCCACTATGGGAGGAAGATTTCATCAAAGGACAACTCCATTTTAG